The Nitrososphaerales archaeon genomic sequence TACAGCTGAACATCATCCATACTGGGGTATAGTTTACCATACCATAGAAATTGCAAGGATTGTAATGGAAAGATGGAATGATGAACTAACTAATGATGAATTGAGCGAATTATTATGGAGAGTAGAAGAGATCAAAGGTGTGTTGGAAAGGCTTAAGCACTCATGAAAGATTTCTCTACAGCTAGCGATCCCTTGCTTGCCTATTGCCAGCCAAACTATCCTTGCCTTTCCAGTTTGTTAAGTTTTTCTTTGTACCTTGTCTCGTTCCTTGACTGGTATGGTTCCTTCTTCATCAACATGACCCATATTATCTTCAGCATCTTGTTCGCTGTAGCTATTATCGCTTTTTGATCTCCG encodes the following:
- a CDS encoding transposase translates to LYTGRITKQGSRMLRWIMVEAARVAVNHDEKMKIFYKRVASRNGDQKAIIATANKMLKIIWVMLMKKEPYQSRNETRYKEKLNKLERQG